The segment TCGGCTGCACCGGCTGGGCTTCTCCGGGGCGGTCGACCCGCAGAGCGTCGAGGAGGGCCGAGACCGACTCGACCGCACCGAGCGGTGACATCTCGCGGGTGGCGAGGGCGTCGAGCGCGGTGTCGTCGATGACGATCGCGTCGAGCTCGCTGTCACGTTCGATCGGCAGCTGGGCGATGACGTCGAGGTCTGCCTGGAGGGCTGCGAGATCGCGCGAGACCAGACGGCGGGATGCCGCGTCGACGGCGCTCTGCACGCGGTACGTCACCTCGCCGATGGGCTCGCCGGCGGCGATCTGGCGGCGCGCGCCGGCGACCTCGTCGCGTAGCGCCGTCAGCTCGGTGCGGACGGTCTCGTCGGCGTCGCGGTCGCGCGCCGCGCGCGAGAGGAGAGACTCCGCAGCCCGGAGGGTGCGGGCTGTGGACTGCTCGAGGTCGCGGACGTAGCCGACGATGCCGAGCTGCATGAGCGCGTCGCGACGGAGGACGGCGTTGGATCCGCAGAAGAAGGCCGCATTCCAGCCGTCCTTCCCCTGCTGGATCGGCCCGTAGAACAGCGGCGCCTGGCTGCCCAGCGGATCGGCGTCGTCGACGTTGACGAACCACTGCGGCGTCTGCACCAGCGCCACCTCGGGGTCGTCGGCGAAGTAGCCCAGCGTGCGGTGGAGGATCAGCGGGTCGGGCACCTGGTCGGCGTCGAGGATGAGCAGGAACTCGCCGTCGGTGTCCATCAGGGCGTTGTTGAGGTTGCCGGCCTTGGCATGCCGCGGCTTGCCGGTCCAGTCCTGGGACCGGGTGATGTACCCGAGCCCCGCCTCCTGAGCGGCGGCGGCCATCTCGGGTCGTGCCCCGTCGTCGAGCACCCACGTGTTGTGCGGATAGGCGATGCGCTGGGCGGCGAGGGCCGTGGCCATCACCATCTCGATCGGCTCGTTGTAGGTGGTGATGAAGACATCGGCCGTGCCCTGCGGTGGCGAGGTGGGCGCCGGCCGGTCTTTCGCACGCCACATCGTGACGGCGAAGAGGAACGTGTCGATGAGGCTGTAGGTCTCGGCGATGACGAGGGGGACCGCGATCCACCACGCCGACCAGTTGATCGAGTCGAGCCACCGCCACGCGATGTAGTTCACACCCAGGAGCACCGACAGCAGGGCGAGGATGCGGATCCAGACGAAACGCGCGCTCATCGTGCGCGACCCCTTCTCACGCGTCCCGGCGCACGAGCAGCACCGTGACGTCGTCGGGAGCGTGGCGCTCCTGAGCGAGCCGTACCGCTTCGGCGACCGCTCCGACCGGCCCGTGTTCGGCGATCACCCGCAGCACATGATCGAACGGATCATCGTCGAGGATGTCGAGCAGACCGTCGCTGCAGCACAGGAATGCATCTCCCGGCTCGAGCTGCACCGAGGCCGCCGCGCGGTCGAAGTCGAAGCCCATCCCCAGGGGCAGACCCGTCGAGCGCAGCGCCGTCCAGCCGCCGTCAGCCCGCAGGATGAACGCCAGGCTGTGGCCGGCGTCGACGAACGAGATCGTCCCCGACTCGGGGTCGAGCTCGGCGTGCACGGCGGTGACGAACAGTCCGGCCCGTCCGAGGTCGGATTCCAGCAGCCTGTCGGCCTCTCCGACGGCGTCGGCGAGGCCGCGGTCGGGCGCGGTTCTGAGAGACGCCCGCACCGACGCGGCGACGATCGCGGGTCCGGTGCCCTTGCCCATGACGTCGGCCAGCGTCATCCGCAGTCGCCCGTCGTGGAGATACCAGT is part of the Microbacterium sp. ET2 genome and harbors:
- a CDS encoding glycosyltransferase family 2 protein; this encodes MSARFVWIRILALLSVLLGVNYIAWRWLDSINWSAWWIAVPLVIAETYSLIDTFLFAVTMWRAKDRPAPTSPPQGTADVFITTYNEPIEMVMATALAAQRIAYPHNTWVLDDGARPEMAAAAQEAGLGYITRSQDWTGKPRHAKAGNLNNALMDTDGEFLLILDADQVPDPLILHRTLGYFADDPEVALVQTPQWFVNVDDADPLGSQAPLFYGPIQQGKDGWNAAFFCGSNAVLRRDALMQLGIVGYVRDLEQSTARTLRAAESLLSRAARDRDADETVRTELTALRDEVAGARRQIAAGEPIGEVTYRVQSAVDAASRRLVSRDLAALQADLDVIAQLPIERDSELDAIVIDDTALDALATREMSPLGAVESVSALLDALRVDRPGEAQPVQPMATISVTEDMATAMQLHSLGWRSVYHHEILAHGLAPEDLRTMLTQRLRWAQGTLQVMLRDNPLVKKGLSAGQRLMYFATMWSYLSGFTALVYLAAPVIYLVFGVMPVTAWSVDFFARFLPYFIINQILFLVVARGIKTWRGQQYALALFPVWIDACVTAFANVVLKQPLGFAVTKKDGRAEGGPPWRQIWPQLTAIAVLVFALGIGLTRLAVGTADGTGTLVNTVWVVYDLAVLSVIIQAALYRGPKAPFTDERQIAP